The sequence below is a genomic window from Aureispira sp. CCB-E.
CTAGGGTGATGTTGGCACCAATGCCCCGATAAATAGGCACTTCTAAATAGCCAAAGCCATCTAAGGTGACGTCAATGTCTGCTAGGACTCGAATGGTGGTTTGTTCGTCACTAGCCAACGATTTGGGATACAAAATATTTCGGTCGCCCATGCTAGAACCATCGTGTTTGAATTGACGCTCGACCATTTTAGCGGTAAAATGTTTGTCGTTGTCCGCATCAATGTGCATGCCATTAATGACCAATTGTTTGCCTTGACGAGCCAATTGGGCAATGGTTTGTAAGGTACCAGGACCATAGGTTCCACCAATTTCCAAGCCGATCAAAAAGTCAGCATGATCACCAGGGAAAATTTCAGGGCTATCGCCATCAATACCAATCTTCACCATGGCTTTTTCTGGAAATTTATAGCTGCCATCTTCCTTTTTTTCATCGGACAAAAGCAAGGTCAATTCCAATTGTCCTTGTTCGTCGCTGCCTTGTTTTTGAACCAAGATAGAATAGTTGGCATCAACAATACCACCTGCTTTTTGGACATCGGTGATTAATTCCTGCTCAACAGTCCCAGCAGGTAGAGGACGATAGGATAATTCACCATCGACATAAGCCCAAGGGCTCGCCATGCATAAATCTTTGGTGAAAGGGGCATAAATACGTTTTACATTCGCCATTTTCTAAGTTTCGTTTTGAGTTTGGTAGTAATAAAAGAATAAGCAGTTTGGACTTTCTTAATTGCCCATAGATAAGAGCGTTTGAAGAGGGCAAAATTGAGGATAAAAAGAAAGAGCAAGGAAAGGAACATTAAACCCGTTCTAAAGGCATCTAAGGCAAGGATCAATTGGTTTTGATACTCCATCAAGGCATACAATCGGAGGATTTCATTGGCTTGATTTTCGAGTTCTAACAAGTGCAATTGTTGCAACAAACTATCTACGCCATCCGAGCAATAGATCCCGACATTAAACAGGCTTAACAAACTGGTAAAAACCGATTTAAGAAGCGCTTTCATTTAAAGGAGTTTTTTGTTGATAATCAGGATTAGTAAAACCACCAATCCAATGACACCAACGCCAAGGTAATCGGGTTTGATAATGAGGGTGTGTTTGGATTCATCAGGGATGAGCATAATAAAAACAAGGGTTTTAGGAAGTAATTAGGCTGCTTTTTTGACAAGACAAAGATGCGGTAAAAAATGCTAAAAAAACGAATATGAGCGGGGCTTTAGTCCTCAGAATGGGCGTAATTCTAGCAACTTTAAAGCAGCTTTTTGGATTAAAAATAACCTTGAACAAACGGCAGTTAAACGGATTAAAAAGAGGGCTGAAAAAAATATACGCCTAAAATTACGCTTTTACTGTTTTCGTTTCTTAAAAGGCAGCAAACGAACCCCCAATCTAACTTGATGTACCTTTTGCAACACATCATAATCATAACCGAGTGCCCAACCTTTTTGGGAGACAAATTGCAAACCAACCGTCAAACTAGAAAAAGCATTGACATTCCCACCCACCCCCGCATTCAAAAACAGCCCATTGCTAGGTGTTGGAACAGGGGTATTGATGCGAATGGTTTTAGTAATCTGCTTTGGTATTTTTAGTTTATAATCTAAATGATTCTGCAACAGCTGACCATCCACCAACGATTCATAATAGACCGTCAAATTATCATCTTCTAAACTGTCTTGATAAAGCTTTGCAGCCATGTGTTGAGTGGTATCAACAAACTCTGATTTTATTCTATTTTGGAAACTATCCACATAAATAATTCTAGGTTCAGGAATAACTTGTCGAGGCAATTGCACGATAACAGGAGCTGGCAAAATCGTATCTAGAACAATCGTTGTATCCATTCGAATTGTTTGCTGATTACTCGAGCTAGATCCTTGCTTGCATTGCTGGAGGAAAATTACGTATCCAAACAAACATAGAATCAAGGCAAATTGTAACTTATCTTTCATGAATGATGGTATTTAAGGTAGGCTTCAATAATTGCCAAGGTATAAGCGGCAATCCGATCTCTTCCTTTGGTTGTCATTAAATAGGTTCTGCATTCTTGTTCATTGTCCATAAAAAAATGCTCCAGGAGAATGGCGGGCATGTCGGTCAAATGTACCAAATCAAAATTCCTGCGTTTGATGCCTCGAAACGTACTTTCTGGAAAATGTTGGACAAACAAGGCTTGAGACCAATGCGCTAAAGCCAAGCTGGAGCTACTGGCAGCACTGGAGATAAAAACTTCCGATCCTTTGCCTCCTCCCGCATTGGAATGCAAGTCGAGCAGAAAGGTATTTTTGTTTTGGGCATGAAAACGATTTGCTCGAGCAACTCGAACACTCCGATGAATGTCGTGCTGCTCTGGCACCAAATCATAATAAGGAATGCCTTTAAAATGGAGCAGTTCTAACAAACGGTTTTTGATGGCTCGATTAAATTCTCCTTCATAAAGAACCGCACCGTCAGACCAAACAGGAGAGCGTTTGCCCTTTGTTTGGTAGACGTTGCCAATCAAACCACCATGCCCATTGCTGATAATTGGAATGCAAGACATGATAACGTTAGTTTTGGGGTTAAGTATTAGATGGTCGAGCTCCTTCAACGCTAAAGCGGCTCTGACTAAAATAAATGTTTTGAATGCGTTGGATCTGCTTTTTTTCGTAAGTAGATTGATGGTTGGGCAATTTACCAATGTAGTTGTATTGGGGTTGAAAATGCCGTTTGAGCACCATCTCTACCGATGATAAGCGCATGCTGGTCAATAGAATTTCAAAGCTGACCTTTTGGACTGGAATGGCTTGTAAAACGCCCCCTTTTTGAAAGAGGCGCAAGCCTGATTTGTAGATATTAACCGAGTTGCCAATATAAATGACCTGGTCTTTTAACCGAATGACATAAATGCCTTTTTTGTGTCGATAGCGACCTAGGAGCTTGGAGGAAATGGGTGGATGAATGGTCAAGTTATTGCCCTGACGATTCATAAAATGTATGTGTGTTTAAAAATGATAAAAAGGACGATTATAAAAATAAAAAACTACAGCTCTAAGTTAGCAAAAAAAGCCGTTAGATCAATTGGATCGGTGCCTGCCGTGGTAATTTTAAATAATTGCAATTGACAAGCGTCGTTGTATCGAATCAAAAGATTCATTGTTTCGAGCTGTTCGATAATAAAGTCCTGGATATTGATGGTGCCAACCTGTTTTTGAACCAATTTTTGGACAACAGCAGGCAATTGCTCCAGCTGGAGATAAAATAAGTCTTCTAACAATTGAGCGGCATTTAATTGATGCAAGCAGTTGTTGTCAGAATCATAGATTTTTCCAAGTGCTTGCTGCTCGACTTTGGTTAAGATCAGTTGCAAATCAAAGGGATTGCATTGGTGTTGATCCGCTACTTCTGTGAGCAAATCTTCAACAATGGCTTCTAGGTTTTTCTGCAGCGTTGGCAGATTCAGTTTAAGCAAGGTTTTTAGCATCGTTATGTTTTGTTTTTCTTTGTTTTAAAAGGTGTATAAGATAAATCGCCCGTGTCCATAATCAAGGTGCAATAGCTGTATTTTGGAGCCTCTTTAAGAACTTTGTAAGCTTTCATAATTTCTCTAAAGTGTGGAATGATTTTACTCTTTTGAGTCGGTGGTGCCACATTGTTTTTAAAAAACTTGGCTTTGGTCAAAGCTCCCCAAGCACCATTGGGAAACATATTGGGATCGTGAAAAACCAAGGCAAACCAAATACCCACATGTTTGGCTCGATAGAAACAAGCTTTTTGTGCTTGGGTCAAGGTAGAGGTCAAAATATTGGTGGCATCATCAATAATAAAAAACAGCCCTTCATAGCCTTTGCGAGAAAGGCGTTTGTATAAAAGCATCTCGGTAAGTTTTTCATCTGCCATCATGGCTTTGACTTTTTTGCCTCGAAACTTTTTCATAAAGTGCTTTTCAAAGACATAATCTTTGCCTTTGTAAGAAAAATAAAGTTCCTGTTCTTTTTTATCCGACCACAATTCAATCAATTCATAACCCACCCAATCTTTGTCCCAACCCGAATTGTACACAAAAATAGTGGGTCGATTACAACGCAATGCAAATTGCTGCAAATCGTAGGTCTTTCCTGAATGGGGTTTTCCAAAATAAGCTAAAAAGAACGGATGGTGTTGGTCTATTGTCGTGGTTGTAAGCTTACTCATCGTAAATAATTGCTCTAATTTCAGGATTCGTTTTTCCTTGGTCAATCAAGGCTTGAATTTCAGGACTGGGAACTTCATCGGCAACATCAATAGCGCAATAAGTATTGTTGGGAAGGTGTTTGTATCTCCCTGTTGTTTTGTGAATGCTGAATAATTTGCGCCCATCCTGGTATTCTTTTAAATGGGAAAAATCAGAGCTGGCTTGTCCTTGCTCCTGCTCTTGTTCCTCTTCCAAGGGATCTTCTGCCGTGTTTGCTGCAGAAGTACTTGGTGTGGCTTTAGATTCCATTTGTTGAATTTGATAACGATGCCAAAAAGCAGCTCCCAAACCAGCCGCTGCCCAAGTACCCACTGCCAAGAGCAGCGTCATCAAAGGTGTGGGGGCTTTAATTTCTTGAGTACTCAAGTATTCTTGAACGGCAGCAATTAAAACTTTTTTTGCTTTTTCATCTGCCGTATATTCTGCCACATGCTGCCCACTAATAGAGCTACACAATTGAGCTTTGGCTAGGTCAATATAGGTGAAGGCAATTTCTCCCAACTCTGCCAAGTTTTTGAGATTTTTGCTACTGGAGCCTGTTGCTTTTTTGATTTCTTCAACAGGATTGGTTTTGGGTGGTTCTTGGACATATCCATCCAGTGGATCTTCTTCAATTTCAATGATAGGCTCTTCCTCCCAATTTTCTGCCAACTGTTCTTGGATATCAGAATTATTTTCTGCCGTTTCTGCAGCAGTTTCTACTTCTGAAAAATCAGTTTTTGTGCCAGTAGAGTCAGTAGAGGCGGTTTTTGTTGATTTTTGCTCTAGGTCTTTTGCGGTTTCAAAATCTAGTTCTTCCTCTTCGTCTAGATCGGTGGTCAAATCCTTGTTATTGGCTTGCTCCAGCAGCTGTTGGCGCAGCTCCTCTTCCAAATCATAGGTGGTATTTGGTTGCTTGTTTTCCATTTTTTTTGAAGTTATTTTTGTAATAATTTTTAGTAGTTTCTATGGCAGTTTCTGTTTAATTTCTGAGCAGTTTCTAGCTAATTTCTGTTTCATTTCTAGGCAGTTTGAAAATCAGTTTTTGTGCTAGTAGAGCCAGTAGACGCAGTTTTTGTTAATTTCTAGCCAGTTTCTGAGCAGTTTCTAATCCAGTTTCTACGTTAGTTTGAAAATCGTTTTTTAAGTCAGTTGTTGGATTTTTTTTGCACAAGGATTTTAACTCCATAATAAGGGTGGCATTGGTGGCGTGTGCTGCCAAAGAAAAGTTGTCTGCCATCGCTTGATTTTCGTCTGTCTCCAGCCAATCGTCTTCAAAAATGCCATTGTTGAGAATGCGAATTTCGTGGGCTTCTAGTTTTTGGATTTGTGCTTTAATTAAGCCTACTACAATTGTTTTGTCAATCGGTTGTGGATGGTCGGTTTGGGCATTGCCCAGTTGTTGTTTTTTCATACGTTACTTTTTTTTAGAATAGAATATTTTATATCTGTAAAAGTATTGTATGTGTTTGGTATTGGAAAGTTTTGCTGCTGAGGTTGGGGAATTTTGTGGCGTATATTTGATTAAAAAATAAAATTCTTTTTATTACGAATAAAGAACTTAGTGGAAATATTTTTATATTATTAATTAAATATTTTTATTATTCAGTTTCATAATTATAAAATGATTTGTTATGTCAAATGAAATTGACTTGGTATCAAGCTTAATCAAAGAAAGAAAATATAAAAAGGCTGTTGAAGAAGCAAAAAAAGTTATAGCTGATCCTTCCTTAGTGAAGGATTTTATGCCCTTATACGCTGAAATTCTTAGAAAAGCTAAACGTTTTAAAGAATTAGTAGAATGCTATAAAATGTGGGATGAAAATAAAATTTCTTTTTCTGATTGGGATTTTCGGCATTTTGCAAATGCTCTTCGAAAGAATGAGAAATATGAAGAGGCTTTGAATATTTGCAACATTGTAAAGAAAAGATCTCCAAATTTTAAACCTATATTAAGTGAATATTATTGGACTTTATTTTATAAAGATATAAAAGGTAGGAATATATCTGATGTTTCTGAAAATAAAATTTTGGATTTTGCTAATGAAGTTAAAACTAAATTCAAAAACGTAAGTAATAGAGAATTTACACCATATGACATTGTTTTATTATATATATCTGAGTTTTACCATTATAAAGGTAATTATCAAAATTGTTACAATTGGTTATCAGAATTGGATGGCAAAAAATTGAATAAAATAGGGAAATTCAAGAAAGGGGATGAAACTATTGTTTTTGTCCCTCAAAGAGCTAAATATTATCTTTATATGAGTAATTCTTTGCTGAATCTTGGGAAAAATGAAGAAGCTAAA
It includes:
- a CDS encoding N-acetylmuramoyl-L-alanine amidase, which codes for MSCIPIISNGHGGLIGNVYQTKGKRSPVWSDGAVLYEGEFNRAIKNRLLELLHFKGIPYYDLVPEQHDIHRSVRVARANRFHAQNKNTFLLDLHSNAGGGKGSEVFISSAASSSSLALAHWSQALFVQHFPESTFRGIKRRNFDLVHLTDMPAILLEHFFMDNEQECRTYLMTTKGRDRIAAYTLAIIEAYLKYHHS